The following are from one region of the Nymphaea colorata isolate Beijing-Zhang1983 chromosome 7, ASM883128v2, whole genome shotgun sequence genome:
- the LOC116257638 gene encoding protein-tyrosine-phosphatase IBR5 encodes MRKRERENPCGVCGHYHKYEEGEVCGVCGHRMPANSERSTPQTSAFPSEIIPDFLYLGSYDNASRAELLKTQGISRVLNTVPACQNLYKNSFTYHCLKEEEKLPFGDAIQFIDHCEKDKARVLVHCMSGRSRSPAIVIAYLMKHKGWRLAQSYQWVKDRRPSVELSAAVYQQLQEYEQSLFGTSTNGPSPLINADELPSLKFGFPATGAALPAPLFNQPPTSSIFDKGNLSIPPPGFTFGARDSDPLGVLPPNGSDAPMDSS; translated from the exons atgaggaagagggagagagagaaccccTGCGGGGTGTGTGGGCATTACCACAAGTATGAGGAAGGGGAGGTGTGCGGCGTCTGCGGCCACCGAATGCCAGCGAACTCTGAGAGGTCCACTCCGCAGACCAGCGCCTTCCCGAGCGAGATCATCCCCGACTTCTTGTATCTGGGCAGCTACGACAACGCCTCTCGTGCCGAGCTCCTCAAGACGCAGGGCATCTCCCGTGTTCTTAAC ACTGTACCTGCCTGTCaaaacctatataaaaattctTTTACGTACCATTGCCTAAAAGAGGAGGAAAAGCTACCATTTGGTGATGCTATTCAGTTCATAG ACCATTGTGAAAAGGATAAGGCACGGGTTCTTGTGCATTGCATGTCTGGAAGAAGCAG ATCTCCCGCTATCGTGATTGCATACTTGATGAAGCATAAAGGATGGAGGCTTGCTCAGAGTTATCAGTGGGTGAAAGATCGTAGGCCTTCCGTGGAACTGTCTGCAG CTGTCTATCAGCAATTGCAGGAGTATGAACAGAGCCTCTTCGGAACTAGCACTAATGGTCCATCACCTCTTATAAATGCGGATGAGCTGCCCTCTTTGAAATTCGGGTTTCCAGCCACAGGTGCTGCTTTGCCAGCTCCTCTCTTCAACCAACCACCAACTAGCTCCATTTTTGATAAAGGGAATCTGAGCATTCCGCCCCCTGGATTCACTTTCGGAGCAAGGGACAGCGACCCTCTTGGTGTCCTCCCTCCAAATGGAAGCGATGCACCTATGGATAGCTCGTAA